From a single Arachis hypogaea cultivar Tifrunner chromosome 3, arahy.Tifrunner.gnm2.J5K5, whole genome shotgun sequence genomic region:
- the LOC112787304 gene encoding histone H2A, producing the protein MDSPAVKGKKGAAGRRGGGPKKKSVSKSVKAGLQFPVGRIGRYLKKGRYAQRVGSGAPVYLAAVLEYLAAEVLELAGNAARDNKKNRIIPRHVLLAVRNDEELGKLLAGVTIAHGGVLPNINPVLLPKKSQTAAAKEPKSPSKGTKSPKKA; encoded by the exons ATGGACAGCCCCGCTGTAAAAGGGAAGAAAGGAGCTGCCGGAAGGAGAGGCGGTGGTCCCAAGAAGAAGTCAGTGTCAAAGTCCGTCAAAGCCGGTCTCCAATTCCCCGTCGGAAGGATCGGTCGCTACTTGAAGAAAGGCCGTTATGCTCAGCGCGTGGGAAGCGGCGCTCCGGTTTATCTCGCCGCCGTTTTGGAATACCTAGCTGCTGAG GTTTTGGAATTGGCTGGGAATGCTGCTAGGGATAACAAGAAGAACAGGATTATTCCAAGGCATGTGCTGTTAGCTGTGAGGAACGATGAAGAGCTTGGAAAATTGCTTGCTGGTGTTACCATTGCTCATGGTGGTGTTCTTCCTAACATTAACCCTGTGCTTTTACCTAAGAAGAGTCAAACCGCTGCTGCTAAGGAACCGAAGTCTCCATCTAAGGGCACAAAGTCTCCTAAGAAAGCTTAA
- the LOC112787320 gene encoding histone H2A has protein sequence MDSPAGKTKKGAAGRRGGGPKRKPVSRSVKAGLQFPVGRIGRYLKKGRYSQRVGTGAPVYLAAVLEYLAAEVLELAGNAARDNKKNRIIPRHVLLAVRNDEELGKLLAGVTIAHGGVLPNINPVLLPKKSQTATKEPKSPSKGTKSPKKA, from the exons ATGGACAGCCCCGCCGGAAAAACCAAAAAAGGAGCCGCCGGCAGGAGAGGCGGTGGTCCCAAGAGGAAGCCAGTCTCAAGGTCCGTCAAAGCCGGTCTCCAATTCCCCGTCGGAAGAATCGGACGCTACCTGAAGAAAGGCCGTTACTCTCAGCGCGTCGGAACCGGTGCTCCGGTTTACCTCGCCGCCGTTTTGGAATACCTAGCCGCCGAG GTGTTGGAGTTGGCTGGGAATGCTGCTAGAGACAACAAGAAGAATAGGATTATTCCAAGGCATGTGTTGTTAGCTGTGAGGAACGATGAGGAGCTTGGAAAATTGCTTGCTGGTGTTACCATTGCTCATGGTGGTGTCCTTCCTAACATAAACCCTGTTCTGTTGCCAAAGAAATCTCAAACTGCTACCAAGGAACCAAAGTCTCCATCTAAGGGCACTAAGTCTCCTAAGAAGGCTTGA